TGGCATTAATAAAGAGAAAAAGATAAATAGTTTATTACGAAACGTACGGAAAATCTCTATTTTACACTGCATCCATATCGCTCTCATACAATTCCCTCCTTCTGATTTGCAACAAACTGTTCAAAAGCCTCATCAAGACTTCCACGTTCCACTGCGATATCTTTAACAGGTAAACTCTTTTGAAAAATGGCCCGCAATGTATCGTCTATATCATCTGTTGTTAAAATGATGCGCTGATTATGAAACTGCACACCCGTAACATGTGGTAATTCCTTCAATAAAGCTGTTGGGATTTTCTCCTTCATAGAAAAAGAAATCGTTTTTTGTGAAATGGTTGCTTTCATTTCTTCTGGTGTTCCATCAGCAATGATTTTTCCATTTGCAAACAACAAAATTCGATTAGCTAAAGCATCCGCCTCTTCTAAATAATGTGTTGTTAAAATAATTGTTTTTCCTTCACTTGCTAGTTTTCGAATTGTTTCCCAAAAATGTTTCCTCGATGTAATATCCATACCTACAGTAGGCTCATCTAAAAATAGCAATTCTGGGTTCCCTGCAAGTGCAAGGGCAAAATTTAACCTTCTCTTTTGTCCACCTGATAATTTCTCACATCGTTGTTTTCTCTCTGACTCTAAGTTCGATAGTCGCAGTAATGTTTCTTTTGCAATCGGGCTTGTATAATAACTACGAAATAATTCAATTGCTTCTTCCACTGTTACACTATCAATCACACTAACCCCTTGTAGCATTGCACCGAGGCGATTTCGAACACTTTGATGTTTCGGACTCTTTCCAAATAGGGACACATTTCCTTTTGATGGCTCTTTTAATCCAAGCATCATAGAAATGGTTGTTGTTTTCCCCGCACCATTCGGACCAAGCAATGCGACAATCTGTCCTTTCTCCACATGAAACGAAACGTTATCTACTGCTTTTTTATATTTAAATATTTTTGAAACATTATTTACTTCAATAATCTTTTCCATCTCTCTACCCCCGTTACTTCTTATGTTTATATTGTATAAATTGGAAAACTAAGAAAACAGTATGATGCGTCATGACTTGCACATGACAATTGTCACATATTCTCTATGAGCAGAATCACCCCTGTATATTGCACACAAGTAGCAGGACAAAAATAAACATGATACAATCGGGTAAGATACATTCGAGGAAGGACAGTGGTTTTCATGATTATTCGTAATGAACAAGATTTAGAAGGTTTACGAAAAATCGGCCGTATTGTTGCGCTTGCACGCGAGGAAATGAAAAAGCAAGCGAAGCCGGGTATGACAACGAAAGAACTTGATTTAATTGGTAAAAAAGTATTAGATGAACACGGTGCTATTTCTGCACCTGAAAAAGAATACGATTTCCCAGGTGTAACGTGCATTAGTGTAAATGAAGAAGTTGCCCATGGTATCCCAGGAGATCGTGTATTAAAAGAAGGCGATTTAGTAAACGTAGATGTATCTGCTGCACTCGATGGTTATTATGCGGATACAGGCATTTCATTTGTCCTTGGAACAGATGAAGAAAAAGAAAAGCTTTGCCAAGCAGCAGTAGATGCATTTTGGGCAGCTATGAAAAAGGTGAAAGCTGGTTCAAAACAAAATCAAATTGGTCGTGCAGTTTCCAACTTTGCACATAAAAACGGATATAACGTTATTCAAAACTTAACTGGACACGGTATCGGACTTAGTCTTCATGAGGCACCAAATCACATTTTAAATTACTATGATCCAATGGATAATGCACTTTTAAAAGACGGACTTGTTATTGCTGTGGAACCATTCATTTCTATGAAAGCTGATCATATTATCGAACGCGGTGATGATGGTTGGACATTCATTACACCAGATAAAAGTCTTGTTGCACAATGCGAACATACCATTATTGTTACACGTGGTGAACCAATTATTTTAACACAATTACAAGACTAAAATAAAAAGGTGATTCTTTTTCAGAATCACCTTTTTAAACGGGGCGAGGCTGTTCAAATCTTGAACAGCCTCTTTTTTCATATGGATGCCTTACATATATCACTGATGATAATCATGGAATGCGAAAACATGATTATCACCTTCATAAGGTTCAAGCAATAAGAAAAAGAAATCCTAAATGGGATCTCTTTTCTCTACATAATCTAAAGTTTGGGTACACTAGATCCATGCAATTTAGGGGCTTTCAAAGAGAAAGCGAGCCTTCAGTTAGAATGATAACATACATATCCTTATCAAAAATATGTAAATATACATATTTTATCGTTCTACCCTATTTCTCAAATGGAAATAATTGAAAATACAGAAATTTTATAATAAAATACGGAGTACTAGCCATCTTCTTTTGTCAGTCATAAAGATTAGAAGAATGGGAGAGAAAAATATGAAAAGATTACTAAAGAAAAAAATAGTAAGCTCTTTGCTTGCTGCTACACTCGCTATTAGCCTCGCTCCAATCGGACAAGCAAAGGCTGATACCCCACCAGAAACTATAAAAACTCCACCTATTACCCAACAAGTTGATGCAAATCGCGCCATCGAACACGTCCGATTCTTATCCGAAACCATCGGTCCGCGCCCTGGTGGAACAAAATCAGAACAATGGGCTTCCCGTTATGTTGGAATGAAACTACAATCACTAGGATATGAGGTAGAATATCAGCCTTTCTCTGTACCCGATCAATATGTAGGCTTTATAGACTCATCATTATCACAATCAAAAAGTTGGCAAGCTGGGGCTGCCTCAAATGCGCTTATTTCTAGTAACCCTGTTACTGCTTCTCTCATTTTTGTACAAGGTGGAACAAATTTAAATGATATTCC
The window above is part of the Bacillus cytotoxicus NVH 391-98 genome. Proteins encoded here:
- a CDS encoding ABC transporter ATP-binding protein, producing the protein MEKIIEVNNVSKIFKYKKAVDNVSFHVEKGQIVALLGPNGAGKTTTISMMLGLKEPSKGNVSLFGKSPKHQSVRNRLGAMLQGVSVIDSVTVEEAIELFRSYYTSPIAKETLLRLSNLESERKQRCEKLSGGQKRRLNFALALAGNPELLFLDEPTVGMDITSRKHFWETIRKLASEGKTIILTTHYLEEADALANRILLFANGKIIADGTPEEMKATISQKTISFSMKEKIPTALLKELPHVTGVQFHNQRIILTTDDIDDTLRAIFQKSLPVKDIAVERGSLDEAFEQFVANQKEGIV